A region of Necator americanus strain Aroian chromosome I, whole genome shotgun sequence DNA encodes the following proteins:
- a CDS encoding hypothetical protein (NECATOR_CHRI.G3854.T1) produces MNSIVWSSRGGVVGAARTDMFFHATLARSFINALSLRGDDDVIDRLNYYYTPIMLSIACLIISAKQYGGTPIECWVNPHSRESMEEYIESYCWIQNTYWVPMYENIPDDHTAREEKQIGYYQWVPFILIAEALMFSLPCIFWRLLSWQSGLNIQHLINAACDTNAVVDPLDRQKAVDALVSCFIDNLDLQSPNGEIPLRSIIARIKCQRLLSGHYVSCLYLLTKLFYTINIVVQFVLLNACLKSDEYLFFGFQVLQDLLAGKPWTESGHFPRVTLCDFEVRYLANLNRYTVQCALLINIINEKVFAFLWCWYLLLVVITTFSTLCWLMNSLIPSEKIDYILKFMQIAQNSDRKKQLKFSKGSPVERVYSVIPFAPHLLDRFVLGFLKSDGVFILRMMANHAGDIVVVHIVKALWQEFRERNWREFEEFEEIKDQHFRRNPKGSIVVGPPSIQQHRVVTIGNPVATIMNDSMNSEKGYL; encoded by the exons ATGAACTCAATCGTGTGGTCGTCGAG GGGCGGAGTGGTGGGTGCAGCGCGCACCGATATGTTCTTTCATGCGACGCTAGCACGTTCGTTTATCAACGCACTTTCCTTGAGAGGTGATGATGATGTGATCGATCGGCTCAACTACTACTATACTCCGATTATGCTTTCGATCGCTTGCCTGATTATCAGTGCCAAACAG TATGGAGGTACACCAATTGAATGTTGGGTGAATCCACATTCAAGGGAAAGTATGGAGGAATATATTGAAAGCTATTGTTGGATTCAGAACACGTATTGGGTGCCGATGTACGAGAACATTCCGGATGATCATACGGCACGAGAAG aaaaacaaaTCGGCTACTACCAATGGGTACCTTTTATACTCATAGCTGAAGCGCTTATGTTTTCATTACCGTGCATTTTTTGGCGTCTACTTTCATGGCAGTCAG GGCTTAACATTCAACATCTTATAAACGCTGCTTGTGATACGAATGCAGTCGTTGATCCGCTGGATCGTCAAAAG GCGGTGGATGCTCTGGTCTCATGTTTCATCGATAATCTCGATCTACAGTCACCAAATGGGGAAATACCTCTACGAAGCATAATAGCCAGAATTAAATGTCAAAG GCTCCTCTCCGGTCACTACGTTTCTTGTCTATATTTGCTCACAAAACTTTTCTACACAATCAATATAGTGGTACAATTTGTGCTCCTCAATGCGTGCCTCAAATCGGACGAGTAcctcttttttggatttcag GTTCTACAAGATCTTCTTGCCGGCAAACCATGGACAGAATCGGGACATTTTCCTCGTGTGACACTTTGTGATTTTGAAGTTCGATATTTAGCAAATCTTAATAG GTATACTGTACAATGTGCTCTTCTAATCAATATTATAAATGAGAaggtttttgcttttctctgGTGTTGGTACCTTTTACTAGTCGTCATTACAAC tttttccaCATTGTGTTGGTTGATGAATAGTCTGATCCCATCAGAAAAAATCGATTATATCCTCAAATTCATGCAAATAGCACAAAATAGTGACAGGAAGAAGCagctgaaattttcaaag GGCAGCCCCGTGGAACGGGTCTACTCCGTAATTCCGTTCGCTCCACATCTTCTTGACCGATTCGTCCTCGGTTTCCTGAAATCTGATGGA GTGTTTATACTCCGAATGATGGCGAATCATGCCGGTGATATCGTTGTTGTGCACATCGTTAAAGCACTTTGGCAAGAGTTTCGCGAAAGAAATTGGCGAGAATTCGAAgaattcgaagaaataaaGGATCAACATTTTCGACGTAATCCAAAGGGTTCAATCGTTGTCGG ACCTCCTTCAATTCAACAACATCGAGTGGTAACAATAGGAAATCCTGTAGCAACAATAATGAACGATTCGATGAACAGCGAAAAAGGATATCTGTGA